Below is a window of Nitrospiria bacterium DNA.
AGGGGTTACTGATCTTTGCTGTGGTGGGAGGAATGAGTTTTGTTTTATTCCCTTATGTTTTTTTGCCCTCCCAGTTTCTCAGTGTGGTGTATTTTTTCATAGCCTTAGTCCTTGGGTTGGTCCTTGCCTTTGAATTTGATTTTTTTATTGGATTGATTGCTTTTTGGCTGGTTCAGGTAAGGGCCTTTAAATATATGCTGCAATATATCATTTTCTTTTTTGCGGGCGCGGTTTTACCCCTTGACCTTTTTCCTGGAGTGCTCAGAACCTTTGCGGATTGGCTTCCATTTCAGTATTTGGCTTTTTTCCCTATTCAAATTTTCATGGGGAAAGAGGAAAATCCGTTGGGTGGATTTTTCATTGCTCTTTGTTGGATTATAGGTCTTTATCTTTTTTCTCGTTTTGTTTTGTCTCGGGGAATTCGCAAATATGAAGCAGTGGGGTATTGACATGGCAAAGACGATTTGGTGGTATTTTCTTTTATATGGGTCTTTTTTGCGGCACAATTTAAAAAATGAAATGGTATACCGCGTGAATTTTATCATCTCTATTGGAATGGATATTTTTTTCATGGTTGTGAATGTTATGTTTTTTGCAATTCTTTTTAGTAATGTGGAAAAGATTGGAGGGTGGAATTTCCATCAAACCCTTATTCTGGTGGGAAGCGTCGGTGTGGTTCGACAAATTGCCTATATGACTTTTCGGCAGGGCTTTTTAGAGCTTGGGGATTACGTTCGGACAGGGGAATTCGATGGGTTGTTGGTAAAGCCC
It encodes the following:
- a CDS encoding ABC-2 family transporter protein, with protein sequence MNHSSRVNLTFFNHLTMKKYWTVFRINWQNSLEYRGPTLIYILGNLLYIVVLLYLWSSIYRDGGQLGDYSLSELFTYYILQLMINSLVLSYVSWEIVDQIREGFFSNFLVKPMDYQHYWFTINLSGKVLEGLLIFAVVGGMSFVLFPYVFLPSQFLSVVYFFIALVLGLVLAFEFDFFIGLIAFWLVQVRAFKYMLQYIIFFFAGAVLPLDLFPGVLRTFADWLPFQYLAFFPIQIFMGKEENPLGGFFIALCWIIGLYLFSRFVLSRGIRKYEAVGY